One part of the Vitis riparia cultivar Riparia Gloire de Montpellier isolate 1030 chromosome 6, EGFV_Vit.rip_1.0, whole genome shotgun sequence genome encodes these proteins:
- the LOC117917094 gene encoding cyclin-dependent protein kinase inhibitor SMR9 — MAQRRRTRRPRRTQYSRPPVQSSDPQPSMDHAADDNPSNTPAVELESVDISNNGFSTPKAQRFRIPEILTCPPAPKKRRPNYSLRRSPIAFFAPPDLELFFFFALGDVSV, encoded by the coding sequence ATGGCTCAAAGGAGGAGAACAAGGAGACCAAGAAGAACCCAGTACAGCAGACCTCCTGTACAGTCCAGTGATCCACAGCCTTCAATGGATCATGCAGCAGATGATAATCCATCCAATACTCCGGCTGTAGAATTGGAGAGTGTGGACATCTCAAACAATGGCTTCTCCACCCCTAAGGCTCAGAGGTTTCGCATACCAGAGATACTAACATGCCCACCTGCACCCAAGAAGAGAAGGCCAAACTACTCACTAAGAAGGTCtcctattgctttctttgcTCCACCAGACTTAGagcttttcttcttctttgctcTTGGAGATGTCTCAGTTTGA